From the Aspergillus puulaauensis MK2 DNA, chromosome 1, nearly complete sequence genome, the window TACGCTGGAAATGCTGGTTGATCATCTGGCAGGCGTTCCATCTAATGGTGAAAttatctctttctcttcgagaATTGGACCTGAGCACTGATTGATTTAGTATTCTACGAATTTTACTTCCTCAATTCCTTCCACGAGAGCCTAGGACTACCGCATCTTAATGACTCTGTCTATCCTGATTGTGGGGTTATGGGGCTTAATGAGGGCTGTACTAAAGAGCGTATGTCTTCCGACTGCAGTAAGAAAGTGGGTGTATTAACGATTTCAAGAATTGATTCAGAACCTCCTCTCAAAAGAGCAGGTGGCTCCAATAAACTCGCGGCCTATCTACTCCCAGCTCTCGTTCACTCTCTTCACTCTCTGCCTCGAGGCTCACACCGGCAAGAACTACTCCCAGATGCTGGAGGAGACAATCTATAAGCCCTTAAACCTGGTCAACTCTGGCGTGTCTCCAGGAGACACGGAGAGAGCAGTCATTCCTCCAGGGCCGAACGGATGGGGAACCGACTACGGCTTCAACGCCCCGTAAGTGCCTTCCCTCTTAAAGTCCAACACCCCAGGGGAGAACCAGCTAACATCGTTACCAGCGGAGGCGGACTGTACTCCTCCACCAACGACATAAGTACGTTTCTCAGCGCGGTGCTTAACAAGAGCATCCTCGACACCCACGCGGATGTGCGCCATTGGCTCAAGCCCCGATCTACTACCAGCTCCCTCAATACTCTCGTCGGACGGCCATGGGAGATTCTCCGTACAAGAGACGTCCTTCCTCCCAAGCACGCCCACACTGTCGACATCTATGGAAAGTCCGGCGGTGCAATAGGTTATATGGCGCAGATTGCCGCCATAGATCAGTACGGCATTGGCCTTGCTGTTCTCACAGCCGGGCCTGTCGACTCACTGGATATCCTCTACCGCGCTGTTTTAGGGACATTCCTCCCAGcaattgaggaagaagcaaggTCTCAAGCCCGACGACTAACTGGAACTTGGACTTCAAACCCTTCTCTTACGAATACGATATCGTCCAAAAACGCTTCCAGCACGGAGAGAGTAAAGCTAACActcgacatcgacgacggcACAGGCCTAAAACTCTCCTCTTTCACCCGCGGCAACAGCTCTATCATCGACGCAATCAAGACTATTTGGGCTGCCGAATTC encodes:
- a CDS encoding serine hydrolase domain-containing protein (COG:O;~EggNog:ENOG410PKDE;~InterPro:IPR001466,IPR012338;~MEROPS:MER0004090;~PFAM:PF00144;~SECRETED:SignalP(1-18)), translating into MQILSLLALAGFFTASSAQLPSPPDLIPSPSYTGCPPDGPLLPRPTDLANSKYIQDAANNLSSKLNSAINGEIKAGWIVENVSFSLALVSPYGPSGVENNAQPFWEYHHRGKNNENGVSKVNGDTQYLIGSVSKVFSDLMVLKSGVDLQSPVTDFLPQLRSNKSKIPWEDITLEMLVDHLAGVPSNVFYEFYFLNSFHESLGLPHLNDSVYPDCGVMGLNEGCTKEQLIQNLLSKEQVAPINSRPIYSQLSFTLFTLCLEAHTGKNYSQMLEETIYKPLNLVNSGVSPGDTERAVIPPGPNGWGTDYGFNAPGGGLYSSTNDISTFLSAVLNKSILDTHADVRHWLKPRSTTSSLNTLVGRPWEILRTRDVLPPKHAHTVDIYGKSGGAIGYMAQIAAIDQYGIGLAVLTAGPVDSLDILYRAVLGTFLPAIEEEARSQARRLTGTWTSNPSLTNTISSKNASSTERVKLTLDIDDGTGLKLSSFTRGNSSIIDAIKTIWAAEFLPVGIGILPDELRLYPTDLETPVPLSEAHALVARHSRHHRTRHYNNSTGGAQLVRQEWRINFDVIPLGGSLMSDLPGQNTATQYCGSWQTVDWMTYGGIGLDKFVFVIDKRSGDVIGVEVPALRSGLLTR